The nucleotide sequence AGGGTCAGTTCAAAAGATTTCTTGTTTTGGTTCAGGTCCCACACGGCAGAGGAAGTTAAATGGGGAGGAGCTAAGCATCATCCAGGGGACAAGGATGACGGTGAAAGGATGCACCCGAGATCATCGTTTAAAGCTTTTCTTGAGATAGTAAAAACTAGAAGTTTGCCTTGGGAGATCTCTGAGATTAATGCCATCCACTCTTTGCAGCTCATCATGAGAGACTCGTTTCAGGATATCGAGGAAACTGGTTCGAAGGCAGTGCAACAGAGTGACGCTGAGATGCAGTTGCAGGGGATGGATGAACTCAGTTCCGTGGCGTGTGAAATGGTTAAGTTGATTGAGACAGCTTCTGTTCCAATTTTCGGGGTTGATTCGGATGGTCTCATCAATGGATGGAACGCAAAAATAGCTGAGTTGACAGGATTACAAGATAGCGAAGCGATGGGGAAGTCCCTAGTTAATGAGATTGTTTACGAGGACTCGCGTGAAGCTGTTGAAAATCTTTTACGCAGAGCCTTACAAGGTAAATCTTTGATTGCAGTTATAAATTACTATCTGTGAGGATTTGAATGCCAATCAAATGGAATTTACTTTCGAAATTTTCGTGCTTAGTTTGTGTCCTCTCTTACGCCTCTCAATAATTTTCCCAAACAATATGACCGTTGTTAACTTCTATACTATCCAGGTGAGGAGGACAAGAACGTTGAGTTAAAACTGAGAAATTTCGGGCTTTCGCAGCATAACTCGGTTGTCTATATTGTCGCCAGCACTTGCACAAGTAGGAGTCCTGCAAAGAATGTTGTCGGTGTATGCTTTGTGGGGCAGGATATTACTTGTGAAAAGGTTGTTATGGAAAAATTCATCCGCCTGCAAGGGGATTACAAGGCAATCATACAAAGTCTTAACCCGTTGATTCCACCGATATTTGCATCTGACGAGAATGCCTGCTGCTCCGAATGGAATTCAGCCATGGAAAAGCTTACTGGTTGGACAAGAGATAACGTTATTGGTAAAACGCTTCCTGGGGAAATCTTTGGAGGTCTTTGTCGACTGAGAGGTCAAGATATACTGACTAAATTCATGATTATGTTGTACCAAGGAATCAGTGGTAAAGAGATTGAGAAGTTTCCGTTCGGGTTTTTTGATAGAAAGGGGAAGTTCGTTGAGGCGCTCTTAACAGCTAACAAGAGGACTGATGCAGGTGGGAATATAATTGGTTGCTTCTGTTTCCTGCAAATTTTTTTGCCTGACTTGCAGTCGGCCTTGGAAGGACGCATACAAGAGGATGGAGAATGCTCTTTGAAACTTAAGGAATTAACATACATGCGACAAGAGATGAAAAACGCGTTAAATGGTATTCAGTTCACCCACAGACTCCTTGAAAGTACAACTATTTCAGAATATCAGAAGCAATTCCTCGACACTAGCAATGCGTGCGAAAGACAAATCATGACAATCATCGAGGATATAGATGTGAAGAGCATAGCCGAAGGGTGAGTATTCGTAGTTGGTTCATGATATGCGTAAGTTAACTGTTGTAACTTTATTTCTACAGTTTCGTTTCTATTTTAGTGTACTGATGAGCCTGTGTGACAACGCCTCACATCTTCTCCGCGTTAATGCAGTAGCGTGAAGCTGAACATGGAAGAATTTGTGTTGGGAAGCGTTGTGGACGCCATTATTAGCCAATCAATGCTCTTGCTGAGGGAAAAGAATCTGCAGCTCTTTCATGAGATTCCGGAAGAAATTAAGTCACTGTCCTTACATGGCGATCAAATCCGGCTTCAGTTGGTTCTGTCAGATTTCTTGCTCAATGTGGTGAATCACACACCTTCCTCGAATGGCTGGGTCGAAATTAAAATTTCACCTGGTTTAAAGTTGATACAGGACGGCAACAATTACATCCGCCTCCAGTTCAGGTAACGGTCTATGTTTTACTACGCACATATACTAAATTTGGCATCAGTTCAACCTGTCCTCGACAAAGTTTATAGCCGGAGCCTTAAACCCTGAACCCTATTTTTCATCTTCTCGTGCGTGTAGAATGACACACCCCGGCCAAGGCCTTCCAACGACGCTTGTACAGGATATGTTCGAGGGAGGAAACAGATGGACGACACAGGAAGGTCTCGGACTAAATCTGTCACGAAAAATTCTGAACAGA is from Malus sylvestris chromosome 5, drMalSylv7.2, whole genome shotgun sequence and encodes:
- the LOC126622069 gene encoding phytochrome E-like isoform X1, coding for MELEKSSDRTRAAAFSSSSATSNMKPTPAAARPDKSIAHYREDANLLAEYEQSAVSGKSFNYTRSVLFPPDSVPEEQISAYLSRIQRGSLVQSFGCMLAIEEPTFRIIGFSENCHELLGLDKLDSVFESNELMGLIGVDCRTLFTPPSAASLTKAAASREISLLNPIWVYSRSTQKPFYAILHRIDVGIVVDLEPAKSGDPALSLAGAVQSQKLAVRAISRLQSLPGGDLGVLCDTVVEDVRKLTGYDRVMVYKFHDDDHGEVVSEIRRSDLESYLGLHYPATDIPQAARFLFKQNRVRMICDCYANPVKVIQSEELKQPLCLVNSTLRSPHGCHRQYMANMGSIASLVMAVIINGNDSTKLWGLVVCHHTSPRHVPFPLRYACEFLMQAFGLQIYMELQLASQLAEKKILRTQTLLCDMLLRDSPSGIVTQSPSIMNLVKCDGAALYYGGTCWLMGVTPTESQVKDIAEWLLNNHGDSTGLSTDSLAEAGYPGAPLLGNAVCGMATARVSSKDFLFWFRSHTAEEVKWGGAKHHPGDKDDGERMHPRSSFKAFLEIVKTRSLPWEISEINAIHSLQLIMRDSFQDIEETGSKAVQQSDAEMQLQGMDELSSVACEMVKLIETASVPIFGVDSDGLINGWNAKIAELTGLQDSEAMGKSLVNEIVYEDSREAVENLLRRALQGEEDKNVELKLRNFGLSQHNSVVYIVASTCTSRSPAKNVVGVCFVGQDITCEKVVMEKFIRLQGDYKAIIQSLNPLIPPIFASDENACCSEWNSAMEKLTGWTRDNVIGKTLPGEIFGGLCRLRGQDILTKFMIMLYQGISGKEIEKFPFGFFDRKGKFVEALLTANKRTDAGGNIIGCFCFLQIFLPDLQSALEGRIQEDGECSLKLKELTYMRQEMKNALNGIQFTHRLLESTTISEYQKQFLDTSNACERQIMTIIEDIDVKSIAEGSVKLNMEEFVLGSVVDAIISQSMLLLREKNLQLFHEIPEEIKSLSLHGDQIRLQLVLSDFLLNVVNHTPSSNGWVEIKISPGLKLIQDGNNYIRLQFRMTHPGQGLPTTLVQDMFEGGNRWTTQEGLGLNLSRKILNRMNGQVQYVREHDKCYFLVNIELKHKKERQRVFVSHESTTT
- the LOC126622069 gene encoding phytochrome E-like isoform X2, coding for MELEKSSDRTRAAAFSSSSATSNMKPTPAAARPDKSIAHYREDANLLAEYEQSAVSGAVQSQKLAVRAISRLQSLPGGDLGVLCDTVVEDVRKLTGYDRVMVYKFHDDDHGEVVSEIRRSDLESYLGLHYPATDIPQAARFLFKQNRVRMICDCYANPVKVIQSEELKQPLCLVNSTLRSPHGCHRQYMANMGSIASLVMAVIINGNDSTKLWGLVVCHHTSPRHVPFPLRYACEFLMQAFGLQIYMELQLASQLAEKKILRTQTLLCDMLLRDSPSGIVTQSPSIMNLVKCDGAALYYGGTCWLMGVTPTESQVKDIAEWLLNNHGDSTGLSTDSLAEAGYPGAPLLGNAVCGMATARVSSKDFLFWFRSHTAEEVKWGGAKHHPGDKDDGERMHPRSSFKAFLEIVKTRSLPWEISEINAIHSLQLIMRDSFQDIEETGSKAVQQSDAEMQLQGMDELSSVACEMVKLIETASVPIFGVDSDGLINGWNAKIAELTGLQDSEAMGKSLVNEIVYEDSREAVENLLRRALQGEEDKNVELKLRNFGLSQHNSVVYIVASTCTSRSPAKNVVGVCFVGQDITCEKVVMEKFIRLQGDYKAIIQSLNPLIPPIFASDENACCSEWNSAMEKLTGWTRDNVIGKTLPGEIFGGLCRLRGQDILTKFMIMLYQGISGKEIEKFPFGFFDRKGKFVEALLTANKRTDAGGNIIGCFCFLQIFLPDLQSALEGRIQEDGECSLKLKELTYMRQEMKNALNGIQFTHRLLESTTISEYQKQFLDTSNACERQIMTIIEDIDVKSIAEGSVKLNMEEFVLGSVVDAIISQSMLLLREKNLQLFHEIPEEIKSLSLHGDQIRLQLVLSDFLLNVVNHTPSSNGWVEIKISPGLKLIQDGNNYIRLQFRMTHPGQGLPTTLVQDMFEGGNRWTTQEGLGLNLSRKILNRMNGQVQYVREHDKCYFLVNIELKHKKERQRVFVSHESTTT